Genomic window (Paenibacillus sp. 37):
AGACGAAATTCTGGAGCGTTGGTTGCAGTTCAAAGGTCGTCCGCAGGAACTGGCTCTGCCAAGTGCACCAAAACAATTCATTACGTATTTTGAAGAAGAGAACAGACCACAGACAAAACTGGATCGTGACATCGAACGCGGAATGGGTGTCTCCACCGGCCGACTGCGGGAAGATTCACTCTATGATTACAAATTCGTTGGATTGTCCCACAACACGCTCCGCGGAGCGGCAGGTGGGGCGGTTCTGATCGCTGAATTGCTTAAAGCTGAAGGATATATCCAGCCGAAATAAGCATCAAAGAATCATGAACAGCAACAGATTTCTGCAAAGAATGATTAGATGAAAACCATCACTTGTTGATGGTTTTTTTTGTGGGCTATATCGGAAAACGGAGTGGAGTCATGGAGTGGTATGAAATATGTAAAGTAAAAAACGCCGACAGGATTGTCAGCGTTATTTACTGCGCAGCTGCCGGGCACTGACTCGAAGCTTTGGTTTCAGGAAGAATACGACTCTTTAGCCGAGAAGCGGGACAGCTACCTTCTTCGTCGCGTTTGGTTTCCCAATTAATAGGATTGGTCATATCCGGGATGTGTTGCTCCAAAATGGCCTGATATTGACGTGCTTTCTCTTCCAAATGAGCAACACGGCTCTTGGCTTCTTCAAGCTGAATCAGCGCTGCTTCCTTGTACTCCATCATAAGTGCGAATCGTTGTGCAACGGTTGAATCTCCTTCAAGACAGAGATCGACGTATGTTTTAATGTTTTCAATCGGTAAGCCTGTCTGTTTAAGGCATTTGACGCCGTGCAGCCAGTTGATGGATTCCTCATCAAACACCCGAATGTTATTTTTATTGCGTTGAATGCTTGGAACCAAACCTTTATCCGTGTAAAAGCGTACCGCGTGCTCTGTGAGTCCCGTAAGCTGGGCAGCATCCTGAACCGTATACATATGTAATCCTCCTCGTAAAAAATATATTGGAGACCGCTTGACTTCGTGTAACACGAAGGAGCTAGGGTTATTGTAACGCAAGTCGGACGGAAGTGGAACAACTGCTTTTTTTGCTGAATTTCAGCAATACGTGAAGACTTGCGATTCACAATATGACCTTAGGAGGCGTTAATATGCAAACTGTAACTTTAAATAATGGAGTGAAAATGCCGATCATCGGCTTTGGTGTCTACCAGGTTCCTGATGTCGATGAATGCGAGAACACGGTATATGAAGCATTGAAGGCAGGTTACCGCTTAATTGATACGGCCGCCGGATACCTGAACGAAGAAGCAGTTGGACGCGCGATCAAGCGCAGTGGCATACCGCGGGAAGAACTGTTTATCACGACCAAGCTATGGATTCAGGATGCCGGATATGAAAGTACCAAGCTGGCGTTTGCCAAATCGCTAAGTAAGCTGCAGCTCGATTATCTGGATATGTACCTCATTCATATGCCTTTTGGTGACTACTACGGCGCTTGGCGTGCGATGGAAGAACTGTACCGCGAGGGCAAGATCAAGGCAATTGGCGTCAGCAACTTCCTGCCAGACCGTCTGATGGACCTTATTGTTCATAATGAAATTGTGCCTGCCATCAATCAGATCGAAACACATCCGTTTCAACAGCAGGTCGACAGTGCTGCTTTTATGAAAGAACAGGGCATACAACACCAGTCATGGTCACCGTTTGCGGAAGGTCGCAACAATTTATTTAGCAACGAAGTGCTGGCTTCCATTGCCGAGAGACATAACAAATCCATCGCCCAGGTTGTACTCCGCTGGCTTGTGCAACAAGACATCGTGATTATTCCCAAATCGGTACGCAAAGAGCGGCTTATTGAGAACTTTGATATTTTCAATTTTGTACTGAGTCCGGAAGAGATCGCAACCATTGCCACGCTGGATACCAAGGAAAGTCTATTCATGAAGATTGACGACCCTAAAGTTGCCCAGATGCTAGGTAAGATGAAAGTGGATTTGTAAAAACAGAAACGAATGACTAGATTTACGAAGCGGAGCAGTATCGTAGCGATATTAGTAATAAAAGCAATCCAATGCAAAACGCCGACAATCATGTCGGCGTTTTTTACATTCCAATATGTTGTTAAGCTGCAGATGTCTTATCTGACTTTTGCAGAAGCTGCGAGCGACGACCGAGCAGGTAACCTGTCAGGGAAGCGAGCATCTGTTGGAATACCATGCCGAGCACGATAGGGACGGCAACAGGTGGTGGAAAATACGATACAGCGAGTACTGCACCTGCGCTGATATTACGCATGCCTCCATTGAACACAAGAGCGACCTGGTCTGCCTCATTCCAGCCCAACAATCGAGCAATAAAGTAACTTAGTGCATAACCGAATGATGCCAGGAAAATAATGATGACCGCAAGACCAGCCAACTTCCAGTTGAAATCGGCCAAATAAGGGGCAACAACAGATCCGTTAATTGCAACGACAGACGCCATGAACAATTTGGATAATGGATTCAACCTTGGTCCCCAGACCGGGACAATGGCGCCTTTGGTCCACTCATTCAGCAACATACCGAGCAGGGATGGCACTACAATCATCCAGAATAGACTGCTCATCATGGCTGCTGTGTCCAGTGTGACGCTGGTTCCGATTAACAGGGATAACACCCCGGGCACTACGAAAGGAGCAAGCATTGTATCAATCAGGATGATGGAAAGCGTAAGTGCGATATTGCCCCGATAGATGCTGACCCAGATGAAGCTGCTTATTCCTGTCGGAATCACGGCTGCCAGAACAAGTCCTGTTATGGTGTACGCATCTGTAGGGAAAACCAGATGACCCATACCAAGAGCAATTAGAGGCATCGCCAAATGCAAAATAAACAGACATACAAACAAGGGGAACGGCTTCTTAAGCACGTTCACAAAATCCCGTATCCCAAGACTGATACTTCCAGCGAACGTCATGAACGCAAAAAGCCAAGGGGATAAAAAGGTATAAGAAGAAAGAAAACTCCCGCATAACACGCCAATAATAATACTGATTGGGGTAATCAGTGGCATGATGCGGTTCAAGCGTTGGTTCAAGGCTTGAAGCATAATCATGACATCCCTTTACCGTGTGATTTTACTATTATACATGTTAATAACGCTGGCTGCAGACCCATTTGCAATGCAGCAGTCTGAACAGGTATCATGGACTTGGAACAAGGATTCCGATTAGGAGAAGGGGAGATGATCATGTTTATAAGAAAAAGAAAGCACACATTAATGATGACAGGCCTTATTGCATCAAGTATTCTGCTGATTTCAGCCTGTTCTGTCGTGGAACAAGCCAATCAAAGTATAAATTATGTGAGTGGGGCTACTGATTATATAGAACAGGTATCAAACGCCGGGGCTGATCTGCAAGAGCTTGCATCGG
Coding sequences:
- a CDS encoding MerR family transcriptional regulator encodes the protein MYTVQDAAQLTGLTEHAVRFYTDKGLVPSIQRNKNNIRVFDEESINWLHGVKCLKQTGLPIENIKTYVDLCLEGDSTVAQRFALMMEYKEAALIQLEEAKSRVAHLEEKARQYQAILEQHIPDMTNPINWETKRDEEGSCPASRLKSRILPETKASSQCPAAAQ
- a CDS encoding aldo/keto reductase, with the protein product MQTVTLNNGVKMPIIGFGVYQVPDVDECENTVYEALKAGYRLIDTAAGYLNEEAVGRAIKRSGIPREELFITTKLWIQDAGYESTKLAFAKSLSKLQLDYLDMYLIHMPFGDYYGAWRAMEELYREGKIKAIGVSNFLPDRLMDLIVHNEIVPAINQIETHPFQQQVDSAAFMKEQGIQHQSWSPFAEGRNNLFSNEVLASIAERHNKSIAQVVLRWLVQQDIVIIPKSVRKERLIENFDIFNFVLSPEEIATIATLDTKESLFMKIDDPKVAQMLGKMKVDL
- a CDS encoding bile acid:sodium symporter family protein; translated protein: MLQALNQRLNRIMPLITPISIIIGVLCGSFLSSYTFLSPWLFAFMTFAGSISLGIRDFVNVLKKPFPLFVCLFILHLAMPLIALGMGHLVFPTDAYTITGLVLAAVIPTGISSFIWVSIYRGNIALTLSIILIDTMLAPFVVPGVLSLLIGTSVTLDTAAMMSSLFWMIVVPSLLGMLLNEWTKGAIVPVWGPRLNPLSKLFMASVVAINGSVVAPYLADFNWKLAGLAVIIIFLASFGYALSYFIARLLGWNEADQVALVFNGGMRNISAGAVLAVSYFPPPVAVPIVLGMVFQQMLASLTGYLLGRRSQLLQKSDKTSAA